CGACCAGGGACCGCACCAGGGCGGCCAGTCGGGTGACGGCCCCCAGGTCGAGGGGATCGAGGGTCCCGCCCCGGAGGCCCCGGGCCGCGGCCCAGGCCGAGCCGGCCAGCGACCGGGCGGCGGGCTCCCCGGCCACGACCACGTGGTGGCCCTCGACCAGGCCCACCCCGGGGGGCCGGCGGTCGAGCCGGTCGACCACGCCGAGGAGGCCGATCACCGGCGTGGGGTCGATGTCGACCCCGGCGGTCTCGTTGTAGAGGCTGACGTTGCCGCCGACCACGGGCAGGCCCAGGGCCCGGCAGGCCTCGGCCATGCCGTCGACGGCCTCGGAGAGCTGCCACATGACCTCGGGGTGCTCCGGGTTGCCGAAGTTGAGGCAGTTGACCACGGCCACCGGCCGGGCCCCGACGCAGGCCAGGTTGACCACCGACTCGGCCACCGTGGCCGCCGTGCCCAGGCGGGGGTCCACCGCGCACCACAGGTGGTTGCCGTCGGTGGTGAGGGCGAGGCCCCGACCGGTGTCGACCCCGGTGGTGGGGTGCTTGAGGCGCAGGACGGCGGCGTCGCCCCCCGGGGCCTCGACGGTGTTGAGGAAGAGCTGGTGGTCGTACTGGCGGTAGACCCAGCTGGTGTCGCACAGGCCGTCGCGGACGACGGCCGTGCACTCGGCCGGGTCGGGGGCACCGGGGTCGTCGGCCGCTCGGGCGGCCTGGTCGGCCGGTGCGGCCCGGGGCCGGTCGTAGAGGGGGGCGGCGTCGTGGAGGCTGGAGGCCGGCACGTCGGCCAGCACCTCGCCGTCGGGGCCGTCGAGGATGCGGAGCCGGCCGCCGGAGGTGACCCGGCCGATGACGGTGGCCTGCACCTCCCACCGGCCGCACAGGCGCAGGACCTCGTCGAGGCCGTCGGGGGTGACGATGGCCAGCATCCGCTCCTGGCTCTCGCTGGTCAGCACCTCGAAGGGCTCCATGCCCTCCTCGCGCCGGGGCACGGCGGCGACGTCGACGTCCATGCCCACGCCGCCGCGGGAGGCGGTCTCGCTGGTGGCGCAGGTGAGGCCGGCGCCGCCCAGGTCCTGGATGCCGACCACCAGGCCGGCGTCCAGCAGGGTCAGGCACGCCTCGATGAGCCGCTTCTCCTCGAAGGGGTCGCCGACCTGCACCGAGGGCCGCTTGTCCTCGCTGCCCTCGTCGAAGCCGGCCGAGGCCAGCACGCTCACCCCGCCGATGCCGTCGCGGCCGGTGGACGAGCCCAGCAGGACGGCCAGGTTGCCCTCGCCGGTGGCCGCCCCCAGGACCAGCCGCTCGGTGGGCAGGATGCCCAGGCACAGCACGTTGACCAGCGGGTTTCCCTGGTAGCAGGGGTCGAAGACCACCTCGCCGCCCACGTTGGGCACGCCGACGGAGTTGCCGTAGGACGAGATGCCCGACACCACGCCCTCGGCCACCCACCGGCTGCGGGCGTCGTCGAGGGGGCCGAAGCGGAGGGGGTCCATGATGGCGATGGGGCGGGCCCCCATGGTGAAGATGTCCCGGAGGATGCCGCCCACGCCGGTGGCCGCCCCCTGGGCCGGCTCGATGAACGACGGGTGGTTGTGGCTCTCGATGCGGATGGCGGCGGCGATCCCGTCGCCCACGTCGACCACGCCGGCGTTCTCGCCCGGCCCCACCAGCACGTCCTCGCCCTCGGTGGGGAGGCGCTTGAGGTGCAGGCGCGACGACTTGTAGGAGCAGTGCTCGGACCACATCACCGCGTACATGGCCAGCTCGAGGTGGTTGGGCGCCCGGCCGAGGATGTCGGCGATGTCCGCCGCCTCGGCGTCGGTGAGCCCGAGGGCCCGGTGGATCGGCGGATCCTCGCTCGCGGTCACGTGGCAGGACCCTACCGCCGGCGTGGGCCGGCATCGTCACCCGGGCGCCGCCTTCGCCGCAGCCCGGGCCCCGGGGCGCCCGGACTCACGGCCACGACGCCACCCCACTCAGCTCTCACTGGCCGACTTGTGGGGCGTGACAGTGACGATACGAGACATGGTCGGCTGCGGGGAGTAGTCTCAAATGCAGGGATTAGAGGGGTGGAAGTCCACAGTTCCCGAACGAGGTGAACGGTTTACATGCCACCGAAGAAGTCAGCACGCAAGGCGGCGACCAAGCGGACGATGTCCGACAGCCACAAAGAGGCGATCAAGGAAGGTCGGGTGCAGGCCAAGGCGGTGGCCGACTACCTCGAAGCGCTCACCGCCAACAAGCCGAAGCGGGGCCGTCAACGCACCCCTGATTCCATCAAGGCCCGCATCGAGGCCATCGACGCCACCGTCGAGGACACCGATCCCCTCACGCAGTTGAACCTGCGCCAGGAGCGCGAGGACCTCCAGGCCGAGCTGGCCAGCAAGCAGGCCAGCAACGACATCAGCGCCCTGGAAGAGGCGTTCATCACCCATGCCGGCGCCTACACCGCCCGCAAGGGCATCAGCTACGGCGTCTGGCGGACGTCAGGGGTTCCGGCTGCCGTCCTGAAGAAGGCCGGCATCAGCCGCAGCGCCTGATCACCTCGTCACCCGGGGGCGGGTCGGTCGGACCGGCCCGCCTCCGGCGCGCCTAGGCGGCGCTGCGGGCCTGGGCCCGGGCGAGGAGCGACCGCAGCAGCGGGAGCCCGTCGGTGGAGCCCAGCAGCTCGTCGGAGGCCCGCTCCGGGTGGGGCATCAGGCCCACCACGTTGCCGGCCTCGTCGCTGACCCCGGCGATGTCACCCATGGACCCGTTGGGGTTGTTGACGTAACGGAGCACGATCTGATCGTTGTCACGCAGCCGCTCGAAGGTCGACCCATCACACGTGTAGGCGCCCTCGAAGTGGTTGATCGGCACCCGGAGGATCGCCCCGGCATCGACTGACGCGGTGAGGGCCGAGCGGGTGGACACCACCTCCAGCTCGACGGTGGTGCACAGGAAGCGGAGGCCCTCGTTCTTGCGAAGGGCACCGGGCAGCAGGCCGGCTTCGGTGAGCACCTGGAAGCCGTTGCAGATGCCGACCACCGGGCCCCCGTCCCGGGCGAAGTCGGCCACGGCCGAGATCACCGGCGAGAAGCGGGCGATGGCCCCCGGTCGCAGGTAGTCGCCGTGGGCGAAGCCGCCGGGGACGACGACGGCGTCGACGTCGCCCAGGCTGCGGTCGCCGTGCCACACCAGCCGGCCCTGGGCACCGAGGCGCTCGACCGCCTCGATCACGTCGGCTTCGCAGTTGGACCCCGGGAACTGGACGACCCCGACGACGGTCATGCCGGGGCGCCCACGCTGATCGTCACCGTGCTGTCCTCGATCACCGGGTTGGTGAGGAAGCGGGCGCACATGTCGTCGACCTCGGTCCGGGCGTCGGCCTCGGACGGGGCCTCGAGCTGGAACCGGATGGCCTTGCCGACCCGGACGCCGGAGACCCCGGCGAAGCCGAGCGCCGGCAGCGACCGCTCGATGGTCTGGCCCTGCGGGTCGGCCACGCCCGAGCGGGGGCTGAC
Above is a genomic segment from Acidimicrobiales bacterium containing:
- the purS gene encoding phosphoribosylformylglycinamidine synthase subunit PurS yields the protein MRFDVLVEVSPRSGVADPQGQTIERSLPALGFAGVSGVRVGKAIRFQLEAPSEADARTEVDDMCARFLTNPVIEDSTVTISVGAPA
- the purQ gene encoding phosphoribosylformylglycinamidine synthase subunit PurQ, with the protein product MTVVGVVQFPGSNCEADVIEAVERLGAQGRLVWHGDRSLGDVDAVVVPGGFAHGDYLRPGAIARFSPVISAVADFARDGGPVVGICNGFQVLTEAGLLPGALRKNEGLRFLCTTVELEVVSTRSALTASVDAGAILRVPINHFEGAYTCDGSTFERLRDNDQIVLRYVNNPNGSMGDIAGVSDEAGNVVGLMPHPERASDELLGSTDGLPLLRSLLARAQARSAA
- the purL gene encoding phosphoribosylformylglycinamidine synthase subunit PurL, translating into MTASEDPPIHRALGLTDAEAADIADILGRAPNHLELAMYAVMWSEHCSYKSSRLHLKRLPTEGEDVLVGPGENAGVVDVGDGIAAAIRIESHNHPSFIEPAQGAATGVGGILRDIFTMGARPIAIMDPLRFGPLDDARSRWVAEGVVSGISSYGNSVGVPNVGGEVVFDPCYQGNPLVNVLCLGILPTERLVLGAATGEGNLAVLLGSSTGRDGIGGVSVLASAGFDEGSEDKRPSVQVGDPFEEKRLIEACLTLLDAGLVVGIQDLGGAGLTCATSETASRGGVGMDVDVAAVPRREEGMEPFEVLTSESQERMLAIVTPDGLDEVLRLCGRWEVQATVIGRVTSGGRLRILDGPDGEVLADVPASSLHDAAPLYDRPRAAPADQAARAADDPGAPDPAECTAVVRDGLCDTSWVYRQYDHQLFLNTVEAPGGDAAVLRLKHPTTGVDTGRGLALTTDGNHLWCAVDPRLGTAATVAESVVNLACVGARPVAVVNCLNFGNPEHPEVMWQLSEAVDGMAEACRALGLPVVGGNVSLYNETAGVDIDPTPVIGLLGVVDRLDRRPPGVGLVEGHHVVVAGEPAARSLAGSAWAAARGLRGGTLDPLDLGAVTRLAALVRSLVGDGAVSGVHDVAAGGLGAALAEMAVRSGVGARCSGVDGPAALLAEAPGRVVLGVAPDRLGAVRAAAAEAGVPLAELGRAGGDRIVVDGLVDLDLAEATAAWRDRLPDALDAPAASA